The following coding sequences lie in one Pungitius pungitius chromosome 18, fPunPun2.1, whole genome shotgun sequence genomic window:
- the nt5c2l1 gene encoding 5'-nucleotidase, cytosolic II, like 1 isoform X2, producing the protein MDSDPSASSDAPKVKRTFDQMVFVNRSVTMENIQCYGFDMDYTLAVYKSPDYESLGFEMIRDRMVSVGYPRELLRYTYDPSFPTRGLVIDTTFGNLLKVDSNGNILVCSHGFRFLKGGDIHNYYPNKFIQRDDTDRFHILNTLFNLSETYFYTCLMDFFTRCNRYTNLPKGFQHGDLFMSYRSMFQDVRDTMDFIHDTGILKEQTIKNLEKYIIRDPNLPELLSRLKAVAKVFLATNSDYSYTEAIMNYLLENNPKSGSEKRSWRSFFDLIVVDTKKPLFFAEGTVLRQVDTDTGKLRIGTYTGALHAGTVYSGGSSDVICDLLDVRGKDILYVGDHIFGDILKSKKRQGWRTFLVVPELTKELQVWDEKKSLFEELKRLDVFLAKLYKQLDSGSQDCPDIRTIQTRMKSPNTL; encoded by the exons ATGGACTCAGATCCCAGCGCCTCCTCGGATGCGCCCAAGGTGAAGAGGACCTTTGACCAAAT GGTGTTCGTCAACAGAAGTGTGACCATGGAAAACATCCAGTGTTATGGATTCGACATGGACTACACATTGGCAG tgtATAAGTCTCCTGACTACGAGAGCCTTGGCTTTGAGATGATAAGAGACAGAATGGTGTCTGTTGGATACCCTCGCGAGCTTCTACGCTACACATACGACCCCAGCTTCCCCACGCG CGGTTTAGTGATCGACACCACATTTGGGAACCTCCTGAAGGTGGATTCAAATGGGAATATTTTGGTCTGCAGTCATGGCTTCCGCTTCCTGAAAGG AGGCGACATTCACAACTACTACCCCAACAAGTTCATCCAAAGAGATGACACCGACCGCTTCCACATTCTTAACACTCTCTTCAATCTTTCTG AGACTTACTTCTACACCTGCCTTATGGACTTCTTCACCCGATGCAACAGATACACAAA CCTCCCGAAAGGTTTCCAGCATGGCGACTTGTTCATGTCCTACAGAAGCATGTTCCAGGATGTTCGAGACACGATGGACTTCATTCATGACACG GGAATCCTGAAGGAACAAACAATCAAGAACTTGGAGAAATACATTATCAGAGAT CCGAATCTCCCTGAGCTCTTGAGCCGGCTTAAAGCTGTGGCGAAAGTCTTCCTCGCCACCAACAGTGACTACAGCTACACCGAG GCCATTATGAACTACCTGCTGGAAAACAATCCCAAG TCCGGAAGTGAGAAAAGGTCCTGGCGCTCCTTCTTCGACCTCATCGTGGTGGACACCAAAAAGCCTCTGTTCTTCGCCGAGGGGACAGTGCTGAGACAAGTGGACACG GACACCGGGAAGCTTCGGATCGGGACGTACACGGGCGCCCTCCACGCTGGAACCGTCTACTCCGGAG GTTCCTCGGACGTCATCTGCGACCTGCTGGACGTCCGAGGCAAAGACATCCTCTACGTCGGCGACCACATCTTTGGCGACATCCTCAAATCGAAGAAGCGCCAGGGCTGGAGGACTTTCCTCGTCGTGCCGGAGCTCACCAAGGAGCTGCAGGTGTGGGACGAGAAGAAGA GTCTGTTTGAGGAGCTGAAACGTCTCGACGTCTTCTTGGCGAAACTCTACAA GCAGCTGGACAGCGGAAGTCAAGACTGTCCCGACATCCGGACTATTCAGACGAGAATGAAG TCTCCCAATACACTGTAG